A genomic stretch from Petrimonas mucosa includes:
- the mnmE gene encoding tRNA uridine-5-carboxymethylaminomethyl(34) synthesis GTPase MnmE, whose translation MNDIICAISTPPGMGAIAVIRLSGKGSIAVADTLFVSPSGKRLADAKANSVLFGEIRFNNEVTDEVLVTVFHAPRSFTGEESVEISCHGSVYIQQKIIEALIARGVRLAKPGEFTRRAFGNGKFDLSQAEAVADLIASSSQASHRVAMNQMRGGFASKLAELRDKLLQFVSLVELELDFAEEDVEFANRQKLYELTEEIEREIDKLARSFQLGNAIKNGIPVAIIGETNAGKSTLLNLLLNEEKAIVSDIHGTTRDVIEDTVNINGVTFRFIDTAGIRHTTDTIETLGIERTYQKIAQASIVLWMIDLTTPTEEINTLAQSIIPKLVDKHVLLLLNKSDLLSESEREEKQHLLPELKAERLFISAKKRQNTDQLQQLLLKAADIPQIGEHDVVVTNLRHYEALMNALEAVRRVKEGLDTGITSDFISQDIRECMFYLGEITGQISTDEILGNIFSKFCIGK comes from the coding sequence ATGAACGATATTATCTGTGCCATCTCCACTCCGCCCGGAATGGGAGCAATTGCCGTTATCCGCCTTTCAGGCAAGGGATCCATTGCTGTGGCCGATACCCTCTTTGTCTCGCCTTCGGGTAAGCGTTTGGCCGATGCAAAGGCCAACTCTGTTCTTTTCGGTGAGATCCGCTTCAATAACGAAGTTACGGATGAGGTGCTCGTCACCGTTTTTCACGCCCCCCGTTCGTTCACGGGTGAGGAGAGTGTGGAGATTTCGTGCCATGGTTCGGTATATATCCAGCAGAAGATCATTGAGGCATTGATTGCCAGGGGGGTCCGGCTGGCAAAGCCGGGTGAGTTTACGCGCCGCGCTTTCGGAAACGGGAAGTTCGACCTGAGTCAGGCCGAAGCGGTGGCCGACCTGATCGCCTCCTCGTCGCAGGCATCACATCGAGTAGCCATGAATCAGATGCGTGGCGGATTTGCCAGTAAGCTGGCTGAACTTCGGGACAAGCTTTTGCAGTTCGTATCGCTGGTTGAACTCGAGCTCGATTTCGCCGAAGAGGATGTGGAGTTTGCCAACCGGCAGAAGCTTTACGAGCTGACTGAAGAGATTGAACGGGAGATCGACAAGCTGGCCCGTTCATTCCAGTTGGGCAATGCGATCAAGAATGGTATTCCTGTGGCGATCATCGGTGAAACTAACGCCGGAAAGTCCACCTTGTTGAACTTGCTTCTGAACGAGGAGAAAGCGATTGTTTCCGATATTCACGGTACCACACGCGACGTGATCGAAGATACGGTCAACATCAACGGGGTCACCTTCCGTTTCATCGATACTGCCGGCATCCGCCATACGACAGACACCATCGAAACGCTGGGGATCGAACGCACCTACCAGAAGATTGCCCAGGCCTCCATCGTACTCTGGATGATCGATCTGACCACTCCCACAGAGGAGATCAATACACTTGCCCAATCCATTATTCCTAAACTTGTCGACAAGCATGTGCTGCTGCTGCTTAACAAATCAGATCTTCTGTCGGAATCAGAGCGGGAGGAGAAGCAGCATCTGTTGCCAGAGCTTAAGGCAGAGCGGCTGTTCATCTCTGCAAAAAAACGGCAGAATACCGACCAGCTGCAGCAGTTGTTGTTAAAGGCGGCCGATATTCCACAGATTGGCGAGCACGATGTGGTGGTGACCAACCTGCGTCATTACGAAGCGCTGATGAACGCACTCGAGGCAGTCCGCCGAGTAAAAGAGGGACTCGATACCGGCATCACCAGCGATTTCATCTCGCAGGATATCCGCGAGTGCATGTTCTACCTAGGGGAGATCACCGGCCAGATCTCCACGGACGAGATACTGGGGAATATCTTCAGTAAGTTCTGCATCGGAAAGTAA
- a CDS encoding GmrSD restriction endonuclease domain-containing protein yields METFDSKKTSLYEILKSIHEGKIQLPDFQRGWVWDDNRIKGILASVAKSFPIGAVMLLENGNESIRFKTKAIEGAPDVNGKKPEMLILDGQQRLTSLYQAIISNKVVKTRNAKGYEIKRWYYIDMQKALDPDTDLEEAIFSINENKIVTENIGRDVVLDLTTREKEFENMMYPVSLIDEYDTWFPSFFEFWEYDKEKIKFWNEFHRRIILGFNNYSLPVIEMTKDNPKEAVCQVFEKVNTGGVSLSVFELLTASFASEEFDLKEDWNHIKSKFKSFKVLDKTSEIDFIQAITLFSTYRRKIDLEQVGQKDNFPAVSAKRKEMLNLELSDYKKYRNQIVDGFIKASKILVENHIFHSRDVPYTTQLVPMAAILSQLGKDIDNVGNKTKLMRWFWCGVFGELYGSANETRYALDIVQVVDWILKNGPEPKTIYDANFVPSRLHTLRTRNSAAYKGIYAILMDDNTRDWLSGTKIDISTYFSESIDIHHIFPVAWCEKKENAISRDEYDSIINKTPLSGRTNRIVSGDAPSKYLDRIKKNVGVSDDEFIEILKSHVVNPEFMYKDDFKGFFNDRKERILQKIEKAMGKPIMREQAISEEGEYKNDEELIDETVDFSQLMLLDEENQLTSSDITQDD; encoded by the coding sequence ATGGAAACATTTGATTCAAAAAAAACCAGTCTGTATGAGATATTAAAGAGTATCCATGAAGGGAAAATTCAATTGCCCGACTTTCAACGAGGATGGGTATGGGATGACAATCGCATAAAAGGAATATTAGCTAGTGTCGCGAAGTCATTTCCCATAGGAGCGGTGATGCTGCTTGAAAACGGAAATGAATCCATCCGGTTCAAGACAAAAGCCATTGAGGGTGCACCTGATGTAAACGGCAAAAAACCAGAGATGTTGATTCTTGATGGACAGCAACGGCTCACGTCACTTTACCAGGCAATCATATCCAATAAAGTTGTAAAAACAAGAAATGCTAAGGGGTATGAGATAAAAAGGTGGTATTATATTGATATGCAGAAAGCCCTGGATCCGGATACTGATCTTGAAGAAGCAATATTTTCAATCAACGAAAACAAAATAGTAACTGAGAATATTGGTCGCGATGTAGTATTGGATCTAACAACCCGAGAGAAGGAATTTGAGAACATGATGTACCCCGTTAGCCTTATAGACGAGTATGATACATGGTTCCCATCTTTTTTCGAATTTTGGGAATATGACAAGGAAAAAATTAAGTTTTGGAATGAATTCCACAGAAGAATTATTCTGGGTTTTAATAATTACTCGCTTCCTGTGATTGAAATGACTAAAGATAATCCTAAGGAAGCAGTATGCCAGGTTTTTGAAAAGGTAAATACGGGTGGTGTATCGCTCTCTGTTTTTGAATTGCTTACTGCTTCTTTTGCCTCTGAAGAATTTGATCTGAAGGAAGATTGGAATCATATTAAATCGAAATTCAAATCTTTTAAAGTACTCGATAAGACCAGTGAGATTGATTTTATTCAGGCTATCACTCTCTTTTCTACTTATCGGAGAAAAATTGATCTTGAGCAGGTGGGTCAAAAAGATAACTTTCCTGCAGTAAGTGCCAAGAGGAAAGAGATGCTCAATCTGGAGTTGTCTGATTATAAAAAGTATAGAAATCAGATTGTGGATGGTTTTATCAAAGCCTCCAAAATTCTCGTAGAAAACCATATCTTTCACTCAAGAGATGTCCCATATACAACTCAATTGGTGCCTATGGCAGCCATTCTCTCACAACTGGGAAAGGATATTGACAATGTGGGAAACAAAACCAAGTTGATGCGGTGGTTCTGGTGCGGTGTTTTCGGTGAATTATATGGCTCTGCAAACGAAACAAGATATGCCCTCGACATTGTACAGGTTGTTGATTGGATATTAAAGAATGGTCCTGAACCGAAAACAATCTATGATGCCAATTTTGTTCCGTCACGACTACATACACTGAGAACACGAAATAGTGCCGCATATAAGGGAATCTATGCTATACTGATGGATGATAATACCAGAGACTGGTTATCAGGAACGAAGATTGATATCAGTACTTACTTCTCTGAGTCGATAGATATTCATCATATTTTCCCGGTGGCGTGGTGTGAAAAAAAAGAAAATGCCATTTCCCGTGACGAATATGATTCTATCATCAACAAAACACCCTTATCGGGCAGAACAAATCGTATTGTAAGTGGAGATGCACCCAGCAAATATCTGGACCGTATAAAGAAAAATGTTGGTGTATCAGATGATGAATTTATTGAAATATTAAAGTCACATGTCGTCAATCCTGAATTTATGTATAAGGACGACTTTAAAGGTTTCTTCAATGACAGAAAGGAACGCATCTTGCAGAAAATTGAAAAGGCCATGGGAAAACCAATCATGCGAGAACAGGCTATCTCTGAAGAAGGTGAGTATAAGAATGATGAAGAGCTTATTGATGAAACGGTTGACTTTTCCCAGCTTATGTTGCTTGATGAAGAAAATCAACTTACTTCCAGTGATATAACACAAGATGACTGA
- a CDS encoding nucleoside kinase translates to MIDTVRIHCLNTGEYKDVPVGSSLEELIDIFGVKKPYLIANARVNNKTEALTYKVYHPRRVEFNDLSDSSAMRTYVRSLCFVLSKAVDDTLHNAKVFIEHAVSRGYYFYIESEEAVGEKELMAIKKRMQEIIDANIPFVQVEEEIDQVVKLFRENGMDDKALLLETSDELLYARYSKLDNYIDYYYGCLLPSTGYLNLFDVVPYNGGYLLVIPNRQNPVELEPVIPQQKLLKVYREHIEFLKISKLDNVGDLNKAIRSNKISEIIQISEAYQANEIADIAKEITDRYNDGLRVVLISGPSSSGKTTFRKRLEVQLYVNRLKPVGISLDDYFIDREHTPLDEFGEKDYESLYAIDLDLFEKHVIALLNGEEIELPSYNFVTGQREFRNHRLVMDNKSVLIVEGIHALNPKLTEHISRNQKFMVYVSALTSISLDNHNWIPPADNRLLRRIVRDSRYRGYSAQETISRWDSVRRGEEKWIFPFQENADVMFNSAMIYELAAIRRHAEPVLQQVPRVAKEYSEAYRLLKFLRYFNYIGDKELPPTSLLREFLGGSSFRY, encoded by the coding sequence ATGATTGATACTGTTCGTATTCACTGCCTTAACACAGGAGAATACAAGGATGTTCCAGTAGGCTCTTCGTTGGAAGAGCTGATTGACATTTTTGGAGTGAAAAAACCATACCTGATTGCAAACGCGAGGGTGAACAACAAGACGGAAGCATTGACCTATAAAGTCTATCACCCAAGAAGAGTGGAGTTCAACGACCTTTCCGATTCGTCGGCCATGCGCACCTACGTGCGTTCGTTGTGCTTTGTCCTCTCGAAAGCGGTTGATGATACGCTCCATAACGCAAAGGTCTTTATCGAACATGCAGTTTCGAGGGGTTACTATTTCTACATCGAAAGTGAGGAGGCCGTTGGAGAAAAGGAGTTGATGGCAATCAAAAAGCGGATGCAGGAGATTATCGATGCCAATATACCGTTTGTTCAGGTGGAGGAGGAGATCGACCAGGTAGTGAAACTCTTCCGCGAGAACGGAATGGATGACAAGGCCCTGTTGCTTGAAACTTCTGACGAACTGTTGTATGCACGTTATTCCAAATTGGACAATTATATCGATTACTATTACGGCTGCCTGTTGCCTTCGACCGGCTACCTCAATCTGTTCGACGTGGTTCCCTATAATGGCGGCTATCTGCTTGTGATTCCCAACAGACAGAACCCGGTTGAACTTGAGCCGGTCATCCCGCAACAGAAGCTGCTGAAGGTCTATCGCGAACATATCGAGTTTTTGAAGATCAGCAAGCTGGATAATGTGGGCGACCTGAACAAGGCTATCCGATCGAATAAGATTTCGGAGATCATCCAGATTTCCGAAGCCTATCAGGCGAATGAGATTGCCGATATTGCCAAGGAAATTACCGACAGGTACAACGACGGTTTGAGGGTTGTACTGATCTCAGGTCCGTCGTCGTCGGGCAAGACTACATTCCGAAAACGGCTGGAGGTGCAACTGTATGTGAATCGGTTAAAGCCGGTTGGTATCTCGCTTGACGATTACTTTATCGACCGCGAACATACTCCACTCGACGAGTTTGGCGAGAAAGACTACGAATCGCTTTACGCCATAGATCTCGACCTGTTTGAAAAGCATGTGATCGCTCTGCTTAACGGGGAGGAGATTGAACTGCCGTCTTACAATTTCGTGACGGGTCAAAGGGAGTTTCGCAATCACCGTCTCGTCATGGACAATAAGAGCGTGTTGATCGTTGAGGGGATTCATGCACTCAATCCCAAACTGACGGAGCACATCTCACGTAATCAGAAGTTTATGGTTTATGTTTCGGCATTGACCTCCATCTCGCTGGACAACCACAACTGGATCCCGCCAGCAGACAACCGTCTGTTGCGAAGGATTGTCCGTGACAGCCGTTACCGCGGATATTCCGCACAGGAGACCATCTCCAGGTGGGACAGCGTGCGACGCGGTGAAGAGAAGTGGATCTTCCCGTTTCAGGAGAATGCCGACGTGATGTTCAATTCGGCCATGATCTATGAGCTGGCGGCCATCCGTCGCCATGCGGAACCGGTTTTGCAACAGGTTCCCCGTGTGGCTAAAGAGTATTCCGAAGCATACCGTCTGCTGAAATTCTTGCGCTACTTCAATTATATTGGGGACAAGGAGCTGCCGCCCACTTCGTTGCTGAGGGAGTTTCTAGGAGGTAGTAGTTTCCGGTATTAA
- a CDS encoding DUF4391 domain-containing protein, which yields MIQFPSSTHKGLRLPKESFYTHATMTPIVKRAMIDDIEQIVWSHTLTAETLNVNRSDKVRQIDVLTVFLKKKECNEKIFEVIERVIPRHILFILRFKSEYRLLIHYKEEYENVKGKFRIVESYTTDWKPEEEVTLSITGLDLERIYHNFVYQIAGNKLKKEPGRELSKAVEQQQEAEKIRNKIARLEAKLKKEVQFNLQLQISMEIKVLKKQLLDTTDKEKSLPR from the coding sequence ATGATTCAGTTCCCTTCATCCACCCACAAAGGCCTCAGGCTGCCGAAAGAGAGTTTTTACACCCATGCCACGATGACTCCCATCGTAAAAAGAGCCATGATCGATGATATTGAACAGATTGTCTGGAGCCATACCCTCACAGCCGAAACCCTCAACGTGAACAGGAGCGATAAGGTGCGGCAGATAGACGTGCTGACCGTTTTCCTCAAAAAAAAGGAATGTAACGAGAAGATCTTTGAGGTGATTGAGAGAGTCATCCCCAGGCATATCCTCTTTATCCTCAGGTTTAAAAGTGAGTACCGTTTGTTGATTCACTACAAGGAAGAATACGAGAACGTGAAAGGGAAATTCCGGATTGTGGAGTCATACACCACCGATTGGAAACCTGAAGAGGAAGTCACCCTCTCCATTACGGGACTCGATCTGGAACGTATTTACCACAACTTTGTCTATCAGATTGCCGGCAACAAATTGAAGAAAGAGCCCGGCAGGGAACTTAGCAAAGCAGTGGAACAGCAACAGGAAGCGGAGAAGATCAGAAACAAGATTGCCCGGCTGGAAGCCAAACTGAAAAAGGAGGTACAGTTCAATCTTCAGCTTCAAATATCGATGGAAATAAAAGTACTGAAGAAACAGTTGTTAGATACAACCGATAAAGAGAAATCGCTGCCTCGATGA
- a CDS encoding helicase-related protein, producing the protein MKLIDNINHKLGDELEKTIGRGSKLSIAAASFSIFAYQELKKELQAIDELRFIFTSPTFLREKTPKEKREFFIPQLTRERSLYGTEFEVRLRNELSQKAIARECAEWIRQRVRFKTNTTHDQMGGFIHLRQEEEVAYAPVNGFTTVDLGKEKGNQMFSLINRIAAPLSAQYLEVFNELWEDEERMQEVTDQVVEHISNVYRENAPEYIYFITLYNIFNEFLEDLSEDVLPNEATGFKSSEIWNKLYNFQQDAALAIINKLEKFNGCILADSVGLGKTFTALAVIKYYENRNKSVLVLCPKKLGDNWITFRSNLTNNPIAKDRLRYDVLYHTDLSRDNGNSNGLPLDRINWGNYDLVVIDESHNFRNGGQIYGDEEKKENRYLKLLNKVIRTGVRTKVLMLSATPVNNRFFDLRNQLALAYEGEPEKIEQLLDTKQSIDDIFRQAQAAYNRWSKLGVEERTTNTLLDMLSFDFFELLDSVTIARSRKHIQKYYDTTAVGNFPTRLKPVSIRPSLTQKNGAINYDEIYELLTQLNLSIYTPSEYVFPSRQEKYEKKYGRDMGNTFFRQSDREKGIQRLMNINLLKRLESSVHSFRLTVTKIKQLIDDTLETINSKNYTESFQVEGLVSENDLEIDDQNTDLFVGRKVKISLADMDTASWAAELAHDSAILHELLFFVNDITPEHDYKLQTLLSVIDDKMAHPINGDNKKILIFTAFSDTSEYLYEHVSAHVKQQYGLNTALISGSVEGRSTCPRLRNDMNTVLTCFSPISKQKELIMPENHHVIDVLIATDCISEGQNLQDCDYLINYDIHWNPVRIIQRFGRIDRIGSRNEVIQLVNFWPDLSLDDYINLKARVETRMKISVMTATGDDNPISEEEKGDLEYRKQQLQRLMDEVVDIEEMNSGISIMDLGLNEFRLDLLEYMKSDPDINHAPFGLHAIVEASDDAPEGVFYILKNISNGVNIDNQNRLHPFYMVYISSNEEVICNHLSPKKLLDTMRHLCKGRSEPIVELCREFNSETHDGRKLDRYSRLLEAAIGSIVQVKTEKEIESFFTTADTIPTGAAIKGLHDFELICFLVVKHKSS; encoded by the coding sequence ATGAAGTTAATCGACAACATCAACCATAAGCTCGGGGATGAGTTAGAAAAAACGATAGGCAGGGGGAGTAAGCTTTCGATAGCTGCTGCCAGTTTCTCAATCTTCGCTTATCAGGAACTGAAGAAAGAGTTGCAGGCGATTGATGAGCTGCGCTTTATCTTCACCTCACCCACTTTTCTGAGAGAGAAAACGCCCAAGGAGAAGCGAGAGTTTTTCATTCCACAGTTAACCCGGGAGCGGAGCCTGTATGGAACAGAGTTCGAGGTGCGACTACGGAATGAACTGTCTCAAAAGGCGATTGCACGAGAGTGTGCCGAATGGATCCGTCAGCGGGTACGTTTCAAGACCAACACTACCCACGACCAGATGGGCGGGTTTATCCATCTCCGTCAGGAGGAAGAGGTGGCTTATGCCCCGGTGAACGGTTTTACCACGGTGGATCTGGGAAAAGAGAAGGGTAATCAGATGTTCAGCCTCATCAACCGCATTGCTGCTCCTTTGAGTGCACAGTACCTGGAAGTATTCAACGAGCTGTGGGAGGATGAAGAACGGATGCAGGAGGTGACCGATCAGGTAGTGGAACACATTTCAAATGTTTATCGGGAGAATGCCCCTGAGTATATCTATTTCATCACCCTCTACAATATCTTTAATGAGTTTCTGGAAGATCTTTCGGAGGATGTGTTGCCCAACGAGGCCACCGGCTTCAAATCGAGTGAGATTTGGAACAAACTCTATAATTTTCAACAAGATGCCGCCCTGGCCATCATCAACAAGCTGGAGAAGTTCAATGGCTGTATCCTGGCCGACAGTGTGGGGCTTGGCAAAACATTTACCGCCCTGGCGGTAATAAAGTACTACGAGAACCGGAACAAGTCGGTGCTGGTACTCTGTCCCAAGAAACTGGGCGACAACTGGATCACCTTCCGCAGCAACCTCACCAACAACCCCATTGCCAAGGATCGCCTGCGGTACGATGTGCTGTATCACACCGACCTGTCCCGCGACAACGGCAACTCCAACGGGCTGCCGCTCGACCGGATCAACTGGGGCAATTACGACCTGGTGGTGATCGATGAGAGCCACAACTTCCGCAACGGCGGACAGATCTATGGTGATGAGGAGAAGAAGGAGAACCGTTACCTGAAGCTGCTCAACAAGGTGATCCGTACAGGCGTTCGCACCAAGGTGCTGATGCTCTCCGCCACACCGGTAAACAACCGCTTCTTCGACCTGCGCAACCAGCTGGCGCTTGCTTACGAAGGTGAACCCGAAAAAATTGAGCAGCTGCTGGATACGAAACAGAGCATCGACGATATTTTCCGACAGGCGCAGGCTGCCTATAACCGGTGGAGCAAACTGGGTGTGGAAGAGCGAACCACCAATACGCTGCTCGACATGTTAAGCTTCGACTTCTTCGAACTGCTCGACAGCGTCACCATCGCCCGCTCCAGAAAGCACATTCAGAAATATTATGATACTACCGCAGTTGGAAACTTTCCTACACGTCTGAAACCGGTCTCCATCCGTCCGTCGCTTACCCAAAAGAATGGAGCCATCAACTACGATGAAATATACGAGTTGCTCACCCAGCTCAACCTGAGCATCTATACCCCCTCGGAATATGTTTTTCCCAGCAGGCAGGAGAAGTATGAAAAAAAGTACGGAAGAGATATGGGTAACACCTTTTTCCGTCAGTCCGACCGTGAAAAGGGCATCCAGCGGCTGATGAACATCAACCTGCTGAAACGACTCGAGAGCTCGGTCCATTCGTTCCGTCTCACCGTAACCAAGATCAAGCAGCTGATCGACGATACCCTCGAGACCATCAACTCGAAGAACTACACCGAATCGTTTCAGGTGGAAGGATTGGTCAGTGAAAACGATTTGGAGATCGATGACCAGAATACCGATCTCTTCGTGGGAAGAAAGGTGAAAATTTCCCTGGCCGATATGGATACCGCTTCCTGGGCTGCAGAGCTGGCACATGACAGTGCCATCCTGCATGAACTGCTCTTCTTTGTCAATGACATTACCCCTGAGCACGACTACAAACTGCAGACGCTGCTCTCGGTTATCGACGATAAGATGGCACACCCCATCAATGGTGATAATAAGAAGATTTTAATCTTCACCGCTTTCTCCGACACATCGGAATACCTCTACGAACATGTCAGTGCCCATGTTAAACAGCAATACGGGCTCAACACCGCGCTGATCTCCGGCTCGGTGGAAGGCCGATCCACCTGTCCACGGCTACGTAACGACATGAACACCGTGCTTACCTGCTTCTCCCCAATCTCCAAGCAGAAAGAATTGATTATGCCGGAGAATCACCATGTGATCGACGTCCTGATTGCCACAGACTGTATTTCCGAGGGACAGAACCTGCAGGACTGTGACTACCTGATCAACTATGATATCCATTGGAACCCGGTGCGCATCATCCAGCGGTTCGGACGGATCGACCGTATTGGAAGTCGCAACGAGGTGATCCAACTGGTCAACTTCTGGCCAGACCTCTCGCTCGATGATTACATCAACTTGAAAGCAAGGGTGGAGACACGGATGAAGATCTCGGTGATGACCGCCACGGGTGATGACAATCCCATCAGCGAGGAGGAAAAGGGTGATCTGGAATACCGCAAGCAGCAACTACAACGGCTGATGGATGAAGTGGTCGATATTGAAGAGATGAACAGTGGTATCTCAATAATGGATCTTGGCTTGAACGAGTTCCGGCTCGACCTGCTTGAATACATGAAATCCGATCCCGATATCAACCACGCTCCATTCGGGCTGCATGCCATTGTGGAAGCCAGTGATGATGCTCCCGAAGGCGTCTTTTACATTCTGAAGAACATCAGCAACGGCGTGAACATCGATAACCAGAATCGGTTGCATCCCTTCTACATGGTATACATTTCATCCAATGAGGAGGTGATCTGCAATCATCTCTCCCCGAAGAAGCTGCTGGACACGATGCGTCATCTCTGCAAGGGCAGGTCTGAGCCGATCGTGGAACTGTGCCGCGAATTTAACTCGGAGACACACGACGGGCGGAAGTTGGATCGTTACTCCCGTCTCCTGGAAGCGGCGATAGGATCCATCGTTCAGGTGAAAACCGAAAAGGAAATTGAAAGCTTCTTCACGACTGCCGACACCATCCCTACGGGCGCAGCCATCAAAGGGCTGCATGATTTTGAACTGATCTGCTTTCTGGTTGTGAAACATAAATCATCCTGA
- a CDS encoding Na/Pi cotransporter family protein, with the protein MDYSFFDFLKLIGSLALFLYGMKIMSEGLQKLAGDKLRTILSAMTKNRVMGVLTGVLITALIQSSSATTVMVVSFVNAGLLSLVQSIGVIMGANIGTTVTAWIISLFGFGKFSISALSIPLMGIAIPLIFSSRSRNKSIGEFIFGFAFLFMGLDFLKGAMPDLQNNPEVLSFVQNFSDMGIGSVLIFLLIGTVLTIIVQSSSATVALTLIMATKGWIDFPAAAAMIMGENIGTTITANLAAIPANLSAKRAAFAHFMFNVLGVIWMLFVFKFFVNMVENLVATFGPANPADISTFFASLSPEEYKQITTLSRSELPADLISKQEIYLNYQSATSFGLSLFHSLFNICNVMIMIWFVKIYEKICITVIRPKAGEEEDEEFVLQYISTGILSTAELSILQAEKETEVYAKRAKKMFGFVKKMTNMDHNDKKFLKLYNRLEKYEDICDRMEVEIGSYLGKVSEGRLSHRSKEHIRAILRAVTEIESIADSCCNIGRHLKRKMDANVVFDEKIITNINSMYALLDKAFENMQLLLKNQQITEIELLESQGLEKKINSKRNELKLKNVEDLNENLYSYQNGVFYMDIISESERMGDYIINVIESLKVKPE; encoded by the coding sequence ATGGACTACAGTTTCTTCGACTTTTTAAAGCTCATCGGTTCCTTAGCCCTTTTCCTTTATGGTATGAAGATAATGAGCGAAGGACTGCAAAAACTTGCAGGAGATAAGCTCAGGACGATCTTGTCGGCAATGACCAAAAACCGTGTCATGGGTGTATTGACAGGTGTGCTGATCACCGCACTCATACAATCCTCGTCGGCTACCACAGTTATGGTAGTGAGTTTTGTGAATGCGGGACTGTTGAGCCTGGTCCAATCGATCGGTGTTATCATGGGAGCCAACATCGGGACAACGGTTACGGCGTGGATAATTTCTCTGTTTGGATTCGGGAAATTTTCCATCAGCGCTTTATCCATCCCGCTGATGGGTATTGCGATTCCACTGATCTTTTCATCCAGAAGCAGAAACAAGTCCATCGGCGAATTCATTTTCGGATTTGCCTTTCTTTTTATGGGGCTGGACTTCCTCAAGGGCGCAATGCCAGATCTGCAGAACAATCCCGAAGTGCTGTCGTTCGTACAAAACTTCTCTGATATGGGAATCGGGTCGGTTCTGATTTTTCTGCTGATAGGAACCGTTTTGACCATTATTGTACAGTCATCGAGTGCTACCGTAGCCCTCACACTGATCATGGCCACAAAAGGGTGGATCGATTTTCCAGCCGCAGCAGCAATGATTATGGGCGAAAATATCGGCACCACCATAACTGCAAATCTGGCCGCTATCCCTGCAAACCTGTCGGCTAAACGTGCAGCCTTTGCCCATTTCATGTTCAATGTATTGGGAGTTATCTGGATGTTATTCGTTTTCAAGTTTTTCGTGAATATGGTAGAAAATCTGGTGGCAACTTTCGGACCTGCCAATCCGGCCGATATTTCTACATTTTTTGCATCACTCTCCCCCGAAGAGTATAAGCAGATAACAACACTCTCAAGGTCGGAACTTCCTGCCGACCTAATCTCCAAACAGGAGATTTATCTCAATTATCAGAGTGCAACCTCATTTGGTCTCTCATTGTTCCACTCACTGTTCAATATCTGCAATGTGATGATAATGATATGGTTCGTTAAGATTTACGAGAAAATATGCATCACTGTTATACGTCCTAAAGCAGGTGAGGAGGAAGACGAGGAATTTGTTCTCCAATATATCTCGACGGGAATCCTCTCTACGGCCGAGTTGTCTATCCTGCAAGCCGAAAAGGAGACCGAAGTGTATGCCAAGCGGGCAAAGAAGATGTTTGGGTTTGTCAAGAAGATGACCAATATGGATCACAACGACAAGAAATTCCTGAAGCTCTACAACCGGTTGGAGAAGTACGAGGATATCTGCGACCGGATGGAGGTGGAGATAGGATCCTACCTGGGTAAAGTCTCCGAAGGAAGATTGAGTCACAGGAGTAAAGAGCATATTCGTGCCATCCTTCGTGCAGTAACGGAAATTGAGAGTATAGCCGACTCCTGTTGCAATATCGGACGGCACTTGAAACGGAAGATGGATGCAAATGTTGTATTTGATGAGAAGATCATCACCAATATCAATTCGATGTACGCGCTGCTGGATAAAGCTTTCGAGAATATGCAACTGCTGTTGAAGAACCAGCAGATTACCGAAATTGAATTACTTGAAAGTCAAGGCCTGGAAAAGAAGATCAACAGCAAGCGGAACGAACTGAAACTGAAGAATGTGGAAGATCTGAACGAAAACCTGTACTCATACCAGAATGGGGTCTTCTATATGGACATTATTTCGGAATCGGAACGGATGGGCGACTATATCATCAACGTAATTGAATCATTGAAAGTGAAACCGGAATGA